The nucleotide window TGTTCTGAAGACATTGATTAGCCTGCTCATTGTAGACTTTTCAGATCATCATGGCTGGAGTTTCAGGCCAGGTGTCCAGATTACAACCAAACTTTGGCTGCTAATACTCCAAACATGCAGTgctcaggaagaatttttttcaaaaataatactTGTAGAACTGGACTGAGTAGCGCTAGTATCCTGATTTGAATCCAGACAATTCTGTGTAACTTCAGGCTGAGTGATGCTGGATGATGGTGTTTTGAGACACCACAAGCTGGGGGGAAATGTGGATCTGAATAGAGAGGAATGTCTCCTTATGGTCCCAAAATGTCAGGCCCTAAATAGCAGTTATTCTTGCAGATTAAAAAAGTTCACCATAACTTAAAATGATAGTATTAAATGTTTCTGTAATACTGCTTGACTGATGATCTGTCAGTCTTTGAGTGTTTTCCCCACATCTGAAGTATAAACTGCTAAATAgttgaaaacaaaacacttggACACTTTATGCATTGTAAATATTGTTCTGCAAAAATAAACTCAATGGTGTAAGAATCCCTAAAAAAAAGTTCTAAACTAAATCACATCCATAATTTAATCTGCATTCTTCTAATAACAACAATTATATGTAGTCTGTACTGAACTACATTTTTGGTCAGCATTAGCTTAAGGTTTCATTTACTGGTATAAAAAATATGTGTAACTCTACATTTCctgctttcaaaataaagtCCTCCCATAAGATCTTGTATGCATATGAAGGAACTAAATTTTAACAGACATTTAACTGTTTTTTAGAATTTGATGCATTGTATAGACTTGGCATCCCTGACCCAGCAggctacattaaaaaaagatacaAGTCCACACAACTCTTATTTCTGAGAGCAGCTTGTGTTGGTCAAGAAATTGTGGATCAAGTTGAAGCCTCTGTGGAAGAAGCCATCAGCTCTGGAAGCTGGATAGATGTAGCAGTAAGCAATCCTTTCAGTTGTTGTTgttggatttatttcttttttcttgtttttgtgtCAAATGATACTTTATTGAAACTACACATATGTATAATGAAATTCTATGttatcaaagaagaaaattcagtttaattaaAGTGACAAGTAAAAGGGCATTATTTGCCTTTGATTTGATCTGAACAAAAGCAGGGGAAGGACATTCTGGCATGTAAGACTAACTTTCATTTCAAAACTAGTGCAAAAGTactctgctggagagcagtATATTTCTATTAGGctactggggtttttttgaaaaaatttctCAACTAAATGCTTACAACAGTTTTGATGAGCAGAGGGGTCTTAGCCATtttgtcctggctgtgtcctaATTTTAGGCCTTACAGCACTACCTTTGTTGCTCTTAAGTTCTGCtgttgttctgtttgttgttgCTCTATAGATTTTGAACTTTATCTTGAAGAAGTTGCTGTGCATTTGCCCAGAGGTAACATATATTTGTAGAGCAATGTAGATTTACCATGTTAGAAGATTTAAAATAGTGTGTACTCTTAAATTATAGTTTAATTTGAAAGTGCAATGCTTTCTAAATAGTTACCAGATGTCAAATGGCCTGTGTCTATTCTGTTTATTCACTTATAAGGctattgtattttaattttctttaccCTAGACTCTTCTGCCCAGCTCATTGTCAGTAGAAGATGTTGGGATTTTGCTCCAGCAAGTGATGAGATCTTTAAACAAAAGCTCTTCAGGTTTAGTCTTCAGTGATACCATTGCAGTCAGTGAGAAATTTTTAAGCAGCTGTGCTGACCTCTTTTCTGATCTGATgcaacagaaagcagaaaaggtaCAGTAGGTTTTTTATTGGTCAAGATGCAGTGGATGTTGAATGTTGGAGTAAAGCTCATGGGACTTTCTAGTCACTGTTTCAATTTCTGTACATCTTATCTGAAGTACAAGTAgagaagaagcaaaacaaatgaacaaTAGGTTTCTATATTTAATGGGTGTAATTTATATTCTGGTGCACTCAGGAAGCCAAGTCTCACGTGTTGCACTTGGAAAACAAGATGTTTGATTAGTGTACTTGAAAATGGCCAAATGGCTTAAATGTTTCTTCCATTGTTTTGTGTATCTTTTTGCTGTGATGTGCATGTTCTTCattttaggaaattaaaaacaacccTGTTAATTTAATCACTGAAGAAGATTTAAAACAAGCTTCATGTTTAGAGAACTCATATGctaataaaaaagacaaaaaggatgaaagaagaaagaaagcagcaggtAAAGTATCAATATTCCgcttaagcaaaaaaaaaaacaaacaaaaacaaacttgCTTTATCTTCGAATACTCAAATATAAAGTTAGTAGGACAATGTTTTGTAGTCCATTAAATGCTGCTAGTCCATTGCttaagatatttaaaaaataatccaacTGCTTACTGTTGTACTGTGGATGTGGATACATCTCAGCTATGCCTGTGAGAACTAATTTCAGACTTAGAAATGCAGAGGAGGTATTATAAAGGTCTCTTGAATTAGTTCAACACAAGGTACCTGGTTTTAGAAGCAAGGaattttgtgttcattttttattttatacaatATGATCACATAAGACTGAATAAAACAAGTATTAGGTCAGGGACCTCTGTGCTATGTTTTATTACAGATTGTAGATACAATTTTAGTGTCCATTTCTCAGGGATTCAGGAAAATTaatatgttttttattattagtcTTGAGATGCTAATTCCAAAATAACTTTGTCTAAATTAAGAATGAGTTTCGGGGGCTTTTTTTGGAGAATACTTGTCATTTTTTTGAGGAAACCATGCCATAGAATTTTCTATTGTTTGCATATATAATAGTTGCATAGAGATTAAGACAGTTTACATTGAGGTATAGATTAAATTAATCCCAAACTTTACTCAATTTGTGTGGTGACTGTTTGGAATAGTTTTCAGttgaaggaagaataaaaatgtgtggGTTTAACCCTTTGAaatctttctgatttttaaaacagtattCAATCTGAAGTCCATGAATCCCAAAAACTTTGTGGCTCTTGTGTTGCTACAACACAGCTGAGCAATCTATGTTGAACTCACTTGCAGAGTGTTGCTGTGCTACTGAAAGTAAGAAAATTAGTGCACTGATGCATTTTGCATGATTGAATATACTcatctgcaaaataaaacatcctactcttaaaaaaaaaagcacaagtaGGCCTGGGTTGACATGGAAATTAAACTTATTCTTGCCACAAGAGATGGCAAATTTTTCTAGGCCATAGCTAAGGCAGAGAAGCTTGAAACTTTAATTGAGCTGTCATAAGAGAATGACTTTGGTTTCCAGCCCTCTGAGGAGTGAGACTCTACTGAGCCTGTACTGCATGTCTAGACAAATTCATACACACAGGTAACATGCTGCACCATCAGCAAGCACTACcctgaaatgttttattgtgGACTGTTATGTGCATTACCTAAAAACACCCCAACATAACAGTTTTATGTAATGTAATTACTGTAGTGCAGTCAAATTTCAAATAAGATTGTGAAAAGCACTGTTTTTTTTGGCCTGCAAAGTGATGCTTAAAAATCCATCTGTGGCATGTAACAGATGCAGTTAGCTTTTTAAGTAATAGCATCTTGtctttgtgtttccttttcttaaacAATAGTAGTTACTTAATATAGTTACTTGAAACCTTGGACcatatttaaatggaaaaggaaaacacacaaacTTTCTCAAGGCATAGTGTATATATGTTTGGCACATATATGTGTTTAAacttaaatatataaatatatacatgttTAAACATAAATAAGTTTCAGTTTCTTCCAAgtgaaaaaataacagaagagGCTGTGAAAAAGGGAACAAAGAGCAGAAGAGCTTGCCTTGTGGAGAGGGACTCTATAGCAAATTGAGATTCTATCTTCAGTTGCATACATTGATTGCAGGACTTCTGAACAAAGTAATTTGTTATGTGTGTCAGAACTGGAACGTCCCATTGCTCTATAGTCATctaggaaaagtaaaaaaaaattgagtgcTCTAGTTAATTGGATGTGTGCTTCCAAGAATATTTTGGATAAATGCTTATAGTGATAGACtctttctctgaaaattaaCAGAGCTACATTATCTAACATATATTTTACAAATTCAGTTATTTAGCATCATTGAATAGAAATGCTAAATGCTTACTAAGATGCTGTTTTCAGCCAACAGAAAATCCACCATTGCATTATGGACTTCGGTATCTCATGTGTTTTTAGCTGATGAAAAACactacactttttttttttattactattatatATGCAGTTGATATTAGTGTCTTTGTGTTTAATAATGACATTAGCTTAAACAAAGGTTTGCCtcagctgctttgttttcctaagAATGAAAGTTATGGCCCTAAGATTCTGAAGTATGTGTTCTAGGTTGTGTTTAGAATCAGGCTGTGGTTTTCAATCCAGCATTAACAAGTGACACAGATAAATTACCATGGTATTGTAAACTTTTTAAGAGCTACAACTTTCCTGTGTACTAAGCAAGTAATTCCCCACCAGAGGGCAGTGGAAGCGTgagaggaggaggtggtgggAATGCCAGAGAGATAAAGATTaagaaaaccaagaagaaaggaagaaaggatgcTGACAGCGATGAAGAGTCACAAGGGACTGCCACAGGtttgtcattttattttagGCTCTACCTATTCCACATGGGTTTACtacttgtggtttttttttctacttcttccCCCACTGTTTAGATAAGGTCAGCTAAAATGTCAAGAAGATGAGAATACTATGTAGTTAAAATTCTGTCAGTGGATCTGATGTTGCTATTTAAATGAAATGGACATTACATGTTCACTGAAGGGTATAACTtagtctttaaaaaagaaacttgagtcaaggaaataaaaccattttatatttattattttattttaggtaGGAAATGCTGTACATTGTGGGGTGGATGTTACACTTGATTTTGTAACACCTGCTGCATAGTGTATGAAAAATGAATGACCTAAATTAACAAATCATAGCAATCAAATAGTTTTGTCTTCATAGGAATAAAATACACAGTCAAAACTTATGTTTTGATAGTTTTAATGTCACTTCTTTTTGGTGCCTATTTCTCTACCTTCACTGTTACAAGAAGGAGCATGAACAGCTTGCTAAGTAAAAGCCAACACTGTTAGATTTAGAGCAAACAGTGGTTGCAAATGAAGCAATCgtgttctttcttttgtttgatGGAGAACCAGAAATGTGTGCTTCCATTTTATATGTAGTGTCCAGACTCAATActgactgaaaaatattttaagcatgATATTTGAAGTGTGAAATACAGTGTAGTAATTTTGTTTGATACTGCTTTCACAGAGTACTATAATTCACGtataaatggaattatttttcaggCCTGCTCAGTTACTGAGTAAAACAATGTTCAGTCACTTCTGGGTTTTGGTGTAGGCTTTCTGTTTTGCCCTTATTGCTGCTTGTATTGCTGTATTATAATAAATAACTTGAACCATGATCTCAAAGTAAACTCAGATGAAACCATTCAAATGTAAATAAGATCATTTTTAAAACCTGATTTATCCTCccttttcatttgtttataAGCTTTGTATGTTTGTTACTACTACTACTTACTTGGTATCAATGATCTCCATACTTATGGGCAcaataaatctgttttaatgTGCATCTGGAACATGTCCTCTGGTTCTCTGTTATCATCCTGATCTCATTCCTATATGTAAAAATTCTACAGCACCCAGGAAAAGGTCGTGTTTTGGGCAAAACTGAAATACATATGCACTAAATTGTATGCATGCAAGTTGCTTTTATTACTGGAACACCTTGTCTGATATAATTTATCATGTTTCAGATTTTATACTGTAACTTCAAGTTTAGGATGCTGTGTTACATGATTGTGTACCTTACTAaatggagtttaaaaaaattagaacagCCTTCAAGTAGGAGCACTCTGTTCAGTTTTGGCACTTTAAATTCTATTTGATCTTGATGACATTATGGTTTCTAAACTAAATGGCCAAGTAGACTGAAAAAAAGTGTCACCAAAAATGCCTATCCTCATACACTACTTCAGTTGTCTATTACAGAAACTTCTAAGTGAtcaaaagagaaattttgtCAGTTTTTCATATGTGTAAAATTCAACTGGTCATGTATAATcatccctttttttccattgttgATAATGCATTTCTTGTATGGTGTTTCCACTCTGAGGCTTTCAAGTGTCTCATGCCACAGAGTAATTGCAGCAACACTAAATGGAATGTTTTCTCAGTGAGTGTTCTTTATGGCCACTACAGGGAGGAACAAGAAGCTGGAGTTCCCTTTCATGTCACAAGAGGAAATTGAGGATGTTTTAAAGACCCGCATGCAGGATTGCCCTGAGGAGCTTATTACAGACATTGCTGAACATCTAAGAAGGTAATTTCAGTAATTCCTCTGGAGTTAGAAAATTTGTGATTCACTTCAGATTAATTTACATTTCAGTGTGTTTTCTTGCTTAGAAAAGAGTGCTTTGTTGATAGATGTGAACCACAATATTCTTTTTCTATACAGCTCCCTGTTACGCGTCTTATGTGTACATATTATACATACTTGTATACTTACATACCATACGTAGTATAGCCTTGGAACATCTGCCATtaagtatattttaatttccttgtgtgtttttttttctgattttcataatttgctttttgtttatttcaccATTCTGTAGCGTTCATATCCCTGTCATTTACTACATAATGAGGTCATTTTCTCTACTGCTGACATATTTGGGAAAACCTTGCACAGTTTCACACTTTGCTCaatgttttctcctttcttgtTTCCTGTTCTAAGACCTTTGACAAAAACTTACCAGGAAGTTGTGCGTTCTGTTTTTACATCTTCAACATCTTCCTCTGGAGCCAACAGAAGACAGGCTATGAAGGACTTGCAGGAGGAATTCTCAAACTTGTACAACAACATTCGGTTATTTGAAAAGGGAGCAAAGCATTTCACAGGTACAAAACATAtactttgaaaaattaatatgcTCCTTCAAGGATGTTAAATTTATTCCAGAATCTAAATTAAAGTTTAGACAGGAGCAAGAGTTTAAAAAGGAgaatctaaaaagaaaaaactagaGATGTGTTTAGTATGCCTAACACTGCCTTTATGCTGAAGTGCATTGCTTTGCACAGGAATTGAAATACATTCTCTTTATTTCATATCCATGTTCTGTTATATCTCACATCAAGGTAACTGTGTTCTTGTCTTTCCTTCCCAAGTGTTTGCATTCCTTCCAATTTTTCAGTGTctaggtgaaaaaaaaaggaaaagattagTAAGCTCACTTTATTCTGTCAGCTGTGCCACTAGTGAAAAAATTGAATACCATCTGATTCTAAGAAGCTGTTGTTTAAACCTTATAGATTTGGTACTGAAAGTAGCTGCTGACTGAGGATAGTCTGTCAGATTCGTTTTGCAGGGGGTTACTCTGTAAGGTGTGACAGAAAAGTTAGCATTAAGAGAATACTGTAGTCATACCTAAGATTCTCTGCTGTATTCAGCTTTCTCCTAGAATTTTCCCTGTGAAAATCTTCTAGCAGAAAGGAACATCAGCAAAACAACCTGTTTTGGAAGAGCCTTTGTTCCCATTAGCTTTTGTTCTTGGACATGTATTCtgttgcctcttttttttttccgaATTCCAGTATTTCAGTCTTAAATTCAAGTGGCTGTTCTATTTAATTGCTTGTCCTGCAGAATTTTCCTTTATATACTCTTGACTTGATCAATAGCAGTGGTTCAGAGGATTGTATAGGGACTAGTTTACTGCTTATACAGATACACCTTCGAAATACTAGCAGTGCATTAAAATGTTCTTGCAGACCTGAAAGCTCACATTTTTCGCTGAATGATGTTCCTTAAGAATCTTGTCAGAGAAAATGAGGGATATTATCTTCATGTATCCAGATAACTTTCTCATACAACTCATGATTGGTAAGAGTCCACGGTTAGGAAGGTGCTGTGATAACATCATAGGTAACTATAATAAGTAAATTTAATCACTTATTTCTTTTAACAGATGATACTCTTGCCAAACACCTGTTGAAGACTCTGTGTACAGACATTACAAATCTGGTTTTTAACTTCTTGGCATCTGAGTCAATGATGACAACAGAAAATTACTCTACAATCACAAGTGAGGTACAGGAATAAAAGTTCCTTTCTAAAAGTTTAAAGTAGATCAGTTTGTTTAATAAGTAATTACTTCCCTTGACATATGCCTGAATCTAAAAAGACGATTAGTATTACAGATTATATCCATTCTTGTCCCAAACAGGGCAGAATCAAGATTTTAAGTAAACTGCCAGAAGATACCAAAGGTCCTTTAACTAAACTACATACTTCTCTGAATGGCAAGGTAAAGTTAATCAAGTTCAGATATTCTATTTTGCTGATACAGTGCTAATAAGTAGCTGATACACATAGTGTAGTACATAACCACTGCTGCTGTGAAGGATGAAGGCAAAATAATCTCTGTACTTTTGTAAGGCAGTGAGAGAAAGTGTGTTTTCATATCTGTGAATTTTCAGAGATGAAAAGGTGATCTTAAATTTTGGTACTGATAATCACCTTTGGCTCCTTGCTGCTATTGAAATCCAGTGTGCCTTTCATGAGCAGGTGAGAAGAGGAGTGAAAACTGAGTGAGAATCTCCAGTGTGAAGTGTTTGAtgtttcttgtgttttgttCCCAGAGTTCTTGCTTGTTTTCCCTGTGTATTTCTTAACTGGTAAAAttacagatatttaaaaaaaaccccaaatattcaGATTAAGGCTGTATAGGAGAGTTATTTATTATGCAAAAGGCTGTATTGAGGTgtttcttaataaaaaattatatttgtaagTAATTGTAGAACATGtatccatttttaattttatttccaagacTAATAAATTACAGTTTGGGTTAGTATTTAATTATATGAACTGTTGTAAGATGAACAAAGGCAATTTCTAAATACGTGTtactttctctgtttttctatAGTTTATTTCAAGTGTATTCACAGTCATCTTTCAGTGTGATTAATTGTGAATAGTAGTTAAAATTCTTTACAATCTGCAAACacagattaaatatttatattatttttaatagagtATAGAAGATTTTCTTTCGTGCCTTGATTCTGCTGTGGATATTTGTGGTATTATGGtgaaaaaaggagacaaaaagaaggaaaggtaccttaattttattattctatGAAATGTGGCTATATCGCTGCACAAATGCTGGATGGTTAGTATGGGAGCAGTCATACCCAACGTGTAAGAGTTTCCAAACTGCTTAACTGAAAAATAGAAAGTCAAGCAGTTCTAAATCCAttggggaaggagaagaggagaaTTCACATTTAGCTAATTTTGTTGGCTCACTACTTTCTGCAGGTATAGTGTATAAATTCCCTGGAGGTCTTTCAAAATCTGAGCTATGCCAGtgattgtttgggttttttattattaatgttttGGAATTCCACATAAATAAATGGTCAGaggagaaaatttaaattaatttatgtcAAATATGTTTTAGCATCTGTGATCAACTACTATATgatagaatcataaaatcatgtTTTTGTTTAATATGTTCTTGTTCCTTAGGCAAGTCCTGTTTCAGCATAGACAAGCTCTGATTGAACAGCTCAAAGTCACAGAAGATCCAGCTCTTGTTCTGCACCTGACTTCAGTATtgttatttcagttttcaactCACTGCATGCTTCATGCACCAGGAAGATCAGTACCACAGATCATTAATTTCTTAAGTGGCAAGATCCCAGAGGtattcttttccagctttttaaGGGGAAATTACTGGTTTTCTACAATAGAGCATGAAAGTTGTGCCTTATGCTATTTTTGCTGCATAAACCCAACACTGTTGGTTTTCATGTCTAAACATTACTAATGTATACAATGTACAATTCCTCTGATCTGTACTGAATTGCTAACCTATCTTTTCAGGGATCTCTCAtcaaatttttttataaaatttaaaaatcaatctgTTATTAGTCCTTTGAATTAACCATAGTGATAGCTCTGTCTTGAGGGATGTTTTGGTTCTTACAACTGAACATTTTTATGTCTTTCTTCT belongs to Oenanthe melanoleuca isolate GR-GAL-2019-014 chromosome 3, OMel1.0, whole genome shotgun sequence and includes:
- the UFL1 gene encoding E3 UFM1-protein ligase 1, yielding MAAAWEEIRRLAADFQRAQFAEVAHRLSERNCIEIVTKLIAEKQLEVVHTLDGKEYVTPAQISKEIRDELHVCGGRVNIVDLQQVINVDLLHIENRANDIVKSEKGIQLVLGQLINESYLDQLAEEINDKLQETGQVTISELCKAYDLPGDFLIQALSRRLGRIIHGQLDQENRGVIFTEAFVSRHRARIRGLFTAITRPTPVSNLITRYGFQEHLLYSLLEELVNAGRLKGTVVGGRQDKAVFVPDIYSRTQNKWVDSFFKQNGYLEFDALYRLGIPDPAGYIKKRYKSTQLLFLRAACVGQEIVDQVEASVEEAISSGSWIDVATLLPSSLSVEDVGILLQQVMRSLNKSSSGLVFSDTIAVSEKFLSSCADLFSDLMQQKAEKEIKNNPVNLITEEDLKQASCLENSYANKKDKKDERRKKAAEGSGSVRGGGGGNAREIKIKKTKKKGRKDADSDEESQGTATGRNKKLEFPFMSQEEIEDVLKTRMQDCPEELITDIAEHLRRPLTKTYQEVVRSVFTSSTSSSGANRRQAMKDLQEEFSNLYNNIRLFEKGAKHFTDDTLAKHLLKTLCTDITNLVFNFLASESMMTTENYSTITSEGRIKILSKLPEDTKGPLTKLHTSLNGKSIEDFLSCLDSAVDICGIMVKKGDKKKERQVLFQHRQALIEQLKVTEDPALVLHLTSVLLFQFSTHCMLHAPGRSVPQIINFLSGKIPEDQHSLIVKYHGLVVKQLTSQTKKAEHGDSDTKDNMEEEEGAESIRKELQEITTSIKDLVLRPRKSSVTEE